In Urechidicola croceus, a single window of DNA contains:
- the dnaE gene encoding DNA polymerase III subunit alpha, translating into MYLIFDTETTGLPKKWNAPITDTDNWPRCIQIAWQLHDELGQLIENQDYLVQTDGFNIPYDAEQIHGISTQLADEKGISLIEVLEKFNVALSKTKFVVGQNVGFDLNIMGCEYHRLGIETPLNSMPILDTCTETTANLCQIPGGRGGKFKLPTLTELHQHLFRKAFGEAHNATADVEATTRCFLELIRKRVFTSEELDVTSDYFENFSAKNPQEIQLIGLKHINLKKASQKLRDKVDDKSEDQTIQISSEDKTAFTNAKFAHLHTHSQFSILQSTASISDIVKATIKHNMPAVALTDGGNMMGAFYFVKEILAHNKSVEEFNAKIGDGQVKKEIITPIVGSQFNVCVDHLDKSHKDNGYQIVMLAKNKKGYHNLAKMSSISHTKGFYYVPRIDKKVVEQYKEDIIILSGNIYGEIASKILNIGENQAEEALLWWKEKFKEDFYLEINNHHQENEKHVNEILLNFSKKHDVKLIATNDTFYIDKNDADAHDILLCVKDGEKFDTPKGRGRGFRYGLDNEEYYFKSQDEMKSLFKDIPEAIINIQEIVDKIEPYPLARDVLLPKFDIPEQFIKPEDEIDGGVRGENAYLRYLTYEGAKKRYGEELDEDTIERLDFELSIIEKTGYPGYFLIVWDLIAEARKMDVSVGPGRGSAAGSVVAYCLWITNIDPIKYDLLFERFLNPDRVSLPDIDIDFDDEGRQRVIDFVIDKYGSNNVAQIITYGTMAAKSSIRDTARVLDLPLPDADRIAKLIPNTKLNYIFGTDTKSKSKIAELRSEDKENVAELQKISEGHDLAAETIKKALALEGSVRNTGTHACGVIITPEDITNLIPVSTAKDSDMFVTQFDNNVVESAGLLKMDFLGLKTLSLIKDTVKIVKAKHGIDLIPDDFPLDDEKTYELFQRGETIGIFQYESPGMQKHMKNLKPTVFADLIAMNALYRPGPMEYIPSFIARKHGTEDITYDLPEMEEFLKETYGITVYQEQVMLLSQKLADFTKGQADMLRKAMGKKIFALLEKLKPLFMEGGTKNGHPEETLEKIWKDWEAFAAYAFNKSHSTCYAYIAYQTAYLKAHYPAEYMAAVLSNNMRDIKQITFFMEECKRAGIKVLGPDVNESYYKFAVNNEGAIRFGMGAIKGVGESAVETIVNERKENGSFKSIFDVAKRIDLRAANKRTFEGMVFAGGFDSFTETHRAQYFALDEKGQTFLEKAIRYGAKFQENANSSQVSLFGETSEIQLPEPIIPDCEDWGMMEKLSKEKEVVGIYISGHPLDDFKNEINCFCNASLIDFQDTKAIMNKDLSIAGIITSVEHRVSKNGKGWATFIIEDYTAAHEFRMFSEEYLRHKHFLVPNSFLYVKIAARKNYYNDDVRLQFTDIQLLQEILGKLSKKLTIQLDIRELNNSKIATLDSIFTNNKGDKSLHFTVYDTDEKVKLNLPSRSNKVAISNELLSLLDKQSLSYKLN; encoded by the coding sequence ATGTACTTAATTTTTGATACTGAAACTACTGGTTTACCTAAAAAATGGAACGCCCCAATTACAGATACTGATAATTGGCCGCGGTGTATCCAAATTGCATGGCAACTACATGACGAACTAGGTCAACTTATTGAAAATCAAGACTACTTAGTACAAACAGATGGGTTCAATATTCCTTATGATGCTGAGCAAATCCATGGAATCTCAACTCAATTGGCAGATGAAAAAGGAATTTCTTTAATAGAGGTTTTAGAAAAATTTAACGTAGCATTATCAAAAACGAAATTTGTAGTTGGGCAAAATGTTGGTTTCGATTTAAATATAATGGGATGTGAATACCATAGATTAGGTATTGAAACGCCATTAAATTCAATGCCTATTTTAGATACCTGTACAGAAACTACTGCTAACTTATGTCAAATCCCAGGTGGTAGAGGTGGAAAATTCAAACTACCTACACTTACAGAGTTACATCAACATTTATTTAGAAAAGCCTTTGGAGAGGCTCACAATGCCACTGCCGATGTTGAAGCAACAACTAGATGTTTTTTAGAGTTAATTCGCAAAAGAGTTTTTACTTCTGAAGAGTTAGATGTTACATCAGATTATTTTGAGAATTTTTCTGCAAAAAACCCACAAGAAATCCAACTTATTGGATTAAAGCATATCAACTTAAAAAAAGCAAGTCAAAAACTTAGAGATAAAGTTGATGATAAATCAGAAGATCAAACTATTCAAATAAGTTCTGAAGATAAAACTGCATTTACAAATGCAAAATTTGCACACCTCCATACACATTCTCAATTTTCAATTTTACAATCAACAGCAAGTATTTCTGACATTGTAAAAGCAACTATAAAGCATAATATGCCCGCTGTTGCATTAACCGATGGTGGAAATATGATGGGAGCATTTTATTTTGTAAAAGAAATATTAGCTCACAATAAATCGGTTGAGGAATTCAATGCGAAAATCGGAGATGGTCAAGTCAAAAAAGAAATAATTACACCAATTGTTGGAAGTCAATTTAACGTATGTGTTGACCATTTAGACAAAAGCCATAAAGACAATGGATATCAAATTGTAATGCTAGCCAAAAACAAAAAAGGCTATCACAATTTAGCAAAAATGTCTTCTATTTCACACACAAAGGGGTTCTACTATGTACCAAGAATTGACAAAAAAGTTGTTGAGCAATACAAAGAAGATATTATAATTTTAAGTGGTAATATTTATGGTGAAATAGCAAGTAAAATTCTAAATATTGGAGAAAATCAAGCAGAAGAAGCTTTGTTATGGTGGAAAGAAAAATTTAAAGAAGATTTTTATTTAGAAATAAATAATCATCACCAAGAAAATGAAAAACATGTAAATGAAATTTTACTTAATTTTTCAAAAAAACATGATGTAAAATTAATCGCTACCAATGACACGTTTTACATAGATAAAAATGATGCAGATGCGCATGATATTTTACTTTGTGTTAAAGATGGTGAAAAATTTGACACACCAAAAGGTAGAGGTCGTGGCTTTAGATATGGGCTTGATAATGAAGAATATTATTTTAAAAGCCAAGATGAAATGAAATCCTTATTTAAGGATATTCCTGAAGCTATAATAAATATTCAAGAAATCGTTGATAAAATTGAGCCCTACCCACTCGCACGAGATGTGCTATTACCGAAATTTGATATACCAGAGCAATTCATAAAACCCGAAGATGAGATTGATGGAGGTGTAAGAGGAGAAAATGCCTATTTAAGATATCTAACATATGAAGGTGCTAAAAAAAGGTATGGTGAAGAACTAGATGAAGATACTATTGAGCGACTTGATTTCGAACTATCAATTATAGAAAAAACTGGATATCCAGGCTATTTTTTAATTGTATGGGATTTAATTGCTGAAGCTCGAAAAATGGACGTTTCAGTTGGTCCAGGTCGTGGTTCAGCTGCTGGTTCAGTAGTTGCATATTGTTTATGGATTACTAATATCGACCCAATAAAATACGACTTGCTTTTTGAGCGATTCTTAAATCCTGATCGTGTATCACTTCCCGATATTGATATTGATTTTGATGATGAAGGTAGACAAAGAGTTATTGACTTTGTGATTGATAAGTATGGCTCAAATAATGTTGCCCAAATTATCACCTACGGAACTATGGCTGCAAAATCATCTATTCGTGATACAGCACGAGTTTTAGATTTACCATTACCAGACGCAGATAGAATTGCAAAATTAATACCGAATACTAAACTGAATTACATTTTCGGTACAGACACAAAAAGTAAATCTAAAATTGCCGAACTTAGATCTGAAGACAAAGAAAATGTTGCTGAGTTACAAAAAATTTCTGAAGGTCATGACCTTGCCGCAGAAACAATTAAAAAAGCTCTTGCACTTGAAGGTTCTGTTAGAAATACTGGAACCCATGCATGTGGAGTTATTATTACACCTGAAGACATTACCAATTTAATACCTGTATCTACTGCCAAAGATTCAGATATGTTTGTTACCCAATTTGACAACAACGTAGTTGAAAGTGCGGGATTATTAAAAATGGATTTTTTAGGGTTGAAAACATTATCCCTAATCAAGGATACTGTCAAAATTGTAAAGGCAAAACATGGCATAGATTTAATTCCGGATGATTTTCCATTAGATGATGAAAAAACATATGAACTATTCCAGCGAGGAGAAACAATAGGTATTTTTCAATACGAATCTCCAGGAATGCAAAAACACATGAAGAATTTAAAACCTACTGTTTTTGCTGATTTAATTGCTATGAATGCATTGTATCGTCCAGGTCCAATGGAATATATACCAAGTTTCATTGCTCGTAAACATGGAACTGAAGATATAACTTATGATCTTCCAGAAATGGAAGAATTCCTAAAAGAAACATACGGAATTACAGTTTACCAAGAGCAAGTAATGTTACTTTCTCAAAAATTAGCCGATTTTACCAAAGGTCAAGCCGATATGCTTCGAAAAGCAATGGGTAAAAAGATTTTTGCTCTTCTTGAAAAACTAAAACCACTTTTTATGGAAGGTGGTACTAAAAATGGACATCCTGAAGAAACTTTAGAAAAAATTTGGAAAGACTGGGAAGCATTTGCTGCATATGCCTTTAACAAATCTCACTCAACTTGTTATGCATACATTGCATATCAAACTGCTTATTTAAAAGCTCATTACCCTGCAGAATACATGGCGGCGGTACTTTCTAATAATATGCGAGATATTAAACAAATTACATTTTTTATGGAAGAATGTAAACGTGCAGGAATTAAAGTTTTAGGACCAGATGTTAATGAATCATATTACAAATTTGCCGTAAATAATGAAGGTGCTATTCGCTTTGGAATGGGAGCAATTAAAGGTGTTGGAGAAAGTGCTGTTGAAACGATTGTTAATGAACGAAAAGAAAACGGTTCTTTCAAATCAATTTTTGATGTTGCTAAGCGTATTGATTTAAGAGCTGCAAATAAAAGAACTTTTGAAGGAATGGTTTTTGCTGGTGGCTTTGATAGTTTTACTGAAACTCATAGAGCACAATATTTCGCCTTAGATGAAAAAGGTCAAACCTTTTTAGAGAAAGCAATAAGATATGGTGCTAAATTTCAAGAAAATGCTAATTCATCTCAAGTATCTTTATTTGGAGAAACTTCTGAAATTCAACTTCCAGAACCAATAATTCCTGATTGTGAAGATTGGGGAATGATGGAAAAATTATCAAAGGAAAAAGAAGTAGTAGGAATTTATATTTCTGGCCATCCATTGGATGATTTTAAAAACGAAATAAACTGTTTCTGCAATGCTAGTTTGATTGATTTTCAAGACACAAAAGCTATAATGAATAAAGATCTCTCAATTGCTGGAATTATTACTTCAGTTGAACATCGAGTTTCTAAAAACGGAAAAGGTTGGGCCACTTTTATAATTGAAGATTATACCGCTGCTCATGAATTTAGAATGTTTAGTGAAGAATATTTAAGACACAAACATTTTTTAGTTCCAAACTCATTCTTATATGTTAAAATAGCTGCTAGAAAAAACTATTATAACGATGATGTAAGACTACAATTTACAGATATTCAACTATTACAAGAAATATTAGGTAAGTTGTCAAAAAAACTTACAATTCAATTGGACATTCGAGAATTAAACAACTCTAAAATTGCTACTTTAGATAGTATTTTCACAAACAACAAAGGTGATAAATCATTACATTTTACAGTTTATGATACAGATGAAAAAGTAAAATTAAATCTTCCAAGTCGAAGCAATAAAGTTGCTATTAGCAACGAATTACTTAGCCTTCTCGACAAACAATCTTTAAGTTATAAATTAAATTAG
- a CDS encoding acyloxyacyl hydrolase encodes MKKATLLLFLLLICQVFSQQENITDEFTKRKSYIEVEYFYGNILKHQPSIAPIISGHPDGFILSWNKKTLGNKEWQHQYNFPDYGFSFGYQDYKSEIVGKLYSLYGHYNFYFFNKNNKNQLVLRTGIGLAYNTNPYDKVTNNKNISFGTHLNSSTYFKLFYQRERIVENLGLNAGITFVHASNSNVKSPNTGVNTFGVTLGLNYNIDNETYIYPERIIEKKLKEPLKYNFVFRGGLNESELIGSGIKPFYVLSAYADKRLNRKSSIQVGTDFFISPFLKDFIEYWRINYPEKDSGTSTDSNRIGIFVGHELFLNKLSIITQVGYYVHYPFPYEVRYYERLGIKRYFGDKFYGIVSLKAHAANAETVEFGIGIRL; translated from the coding sequence ATGAAAAAAGCAACCCTACTTCTTTTTTTACTACTTATTTGTCAAGTTTTTTCTCAACAAGAAAATATAACTGACGAATTTACTAAAAGAAAATCTTATATTGAAGTTGAATATTTTTATGGAAATATATTAAAACATCAACCAAGTATTGCACCAATTATTTCAGGTCATCCTGATGGATTTATTTTAAGTTGGAATAAAAAAACTCTAGGTAATAAAGAATGGCAACATCAATATAATTTTCCAGATTATGGATTTTCTTTTGGCTATCAAGATTATAAAAGTGAAATAGTTGGTAAACTTTACTCCTTATACGGACATTATAATTTTTATTTTTTCAATAAAAACAATAAAAACCAACTAGTTCTTAGAACAGGTATAGGACTTGCCTATAATACCAATCCTTATGACAAAGTCACAAATAATAAAAATATTTCGTTTGGAACTCATTTAAACTCAAGTACATATTTTAAATTATTTTACCAACGTGAAAGAATTGTAGAAAATTTAGGGCTAAATGCTGGTATTACCTTTGTTCATGCTTCAAATTCTAATGTAAAGTCGCCAAATACAGGAGTAAATACATTTGGAGTAACATTAGGATTGAATTACAATATTGATAATGAAACTTATATCTACCCTGAAAGAATTATAGAAAAAAAATTAAAAGAACCTTTAAAATACAATTTTGTGTTTAGGGGCGGATTAAATGAGTCAGAATTAATTGGTAGTGGAATAAAACCGTTTTATGTTTTATCTGCTTATGCTGATAAAAGACTGAATAGAAAATCTTCAATACAAGTAGGAACTGATTTTTTCATTTCTCCCTTTTTAAAAGATTTTATTGAATATTGGAGAATTAATTACCCAGAAAAAGATTCAGGTACATCTACAGATTCAAACAGAATCGGAATATTTGTTGGGCATGAATTATTTCTAAATAAATTATCAATTATTACACAAGTTGGATACTATGTACACTACCCATTCCCTTATGAAGTAAGATATTATGAAAGGCTAGGTATTAAAAGGTATTTTGGCGATAAATTTTATGGAATTGTTAGTTTAAAAGCCCATGCAGCAAATGCTGAAACTGTAGAATTTGGTATTGGAATCCGATTATAA
- a CDS encoding acyloxyacyl hydrolase: MRIKLNILFIFSCIFSFAQDNQKSSYLELDYFYGNIIEHAPELKPIIQSHPSGLILSWNKKRLNNTKFDNTYNFPDFGFSVSYHDFKTEILGEVYSAYAHYNFYLTNRNSVNQIKLTSAFGLGYATSPFDKQTNSKNWALGSKFMASAYLKLNYQREYLLDKIGVNAGVALIHYSNTSFKAPNLGINTLALSIGANYNLDSKITAPERIKGTVSEKNPIQYYVLLRGGFNESLVNGSGVFPFYTLSFFADKKLNYKSRVSIGTDIFFSHFMKDYIEFNNLVEETPNDTADWKRVGLYIGHELNFEQFSLLTQVGYHVYAPYKYVSGIYERFGFRKRFNNHLFADLSLKINLFRAEGLEFGVGYRF; the protein is encoded by the coding sequence ATGAGAATAAAATTAAACATACTTTTCATTTTCAGTTGCATCTTCTCGTTTGCTCAAGACAATCAGAAATCCTCATATCTTGAGTTAGATTATTTCTATGGAAACATTATTGAACATGCTCCCGAATTAAAACCAATAATTCAATCGCATCCTTCAGGGCTTATATTGAGTTGGAATAAAAAAAGATTAAATAATACAAAATTTGATAACACCTATAACTTTCCAGATTTTGGTTTTTCAGTATCCTATCATGATTTCAAGACTGAAATTTTAGGTGAAGTATATTCTGCTTATGCTCATTATAATTTTTATTTAACCAATAGAAATTCAGTAAATCAAATAAAACTTACAAGTGCATTTGGTTTAGGTTATGCTACAAGTCCATTTGACAAACAAACAAATAGTAAAAACTGGGCATTAGGTTCAAAATTCATGGCATCTGCTTACTTAAAATTAAACTACCAAAGAGAATATTTATTAGATAAAATTGGTGTGAATGCAGGAGTTGCTCTAATTCATTATTCCAATACTAGTTTTAAAGCACCTAACCTTGGTATAAACACTTTGGCTTTAAGTATCGGAGCAAATTATAATCTTGATTCCAAAATAACTGCTCCCGAAAGGATAAAAGGTACAGTCAGTGAAAAAAATCCTATTCAATACTACGTATTATTAAGAGGTGGATTCAATGAATCTTTAGTAAATGGAAGTGGTGTATTTCCATTTTACACACTGTCTTTTTTTGCGGATAAAAAATTAAATTACAAATCAAGAGTATCTATCGGTACAGATATATTTTTCTCACATTTCATGAAAGATTATATTGAATTCAACAATTTAGTTGAAGAAACTCCAAATGATACCGCAGATTGGAAAAGAGTTGGGTTGTATATTGGTCATGAATTAAATTTTGAACAATTCTCACTTTTAACACAAGTTGGATATCATGTATATGCACCCTATAAATATGTGAGTGGTATATACGAGCGTTTTGGTTTTAGAAAACGGTTTAACAATCATTTATTTGCTGATTTATCGTTAAAAATAAATCTATTTAGAGCAGAAGGATTGGAATTTGGTGTAGGTTATAGATTTTAA
- a CDS encoding head GIN domain-containing protein, with protein MKNILKYFIALLIFSGCDSEDAGDCFQTAGTIIQQEFSIADFNKILINERVELIVKEGNEQQVIIESGENLMNDIIVEVSNNQLIISNYNDCNYLRDYGITKVLVTSPNLTEIRNSSELPVRSDGVITYPTLRLISDDYESDFLNVGDFHMNIENESLFVTSNGISNYYISGQTTNLTVGFFAGDSRFEGQNLFATNINITHKSTNDMLVNPQESIIGNIYSLGDVISHNQPEVIDVTEHYQGKLIFN; from the coding sequence ATGAAAAACATATTAAAATATTTCATCGCGTTATTGATATTCTCAGGATGTGATTCTGAAGATGCTGGCGATTGTTTTCAAACTGCAGGAACGATTATCCAACAAGAATTTTCTATTGCCGATTTTAATAAAATACTAATTAATGAACGAGTTGAGTTAATTGTTAAAGAAGGAAATGAACAACAGGTTATTATTGAATCTGGAGAAAATCTAATGAATGACATCATAGTTGAAGTAAGCAATAATCAATTAATAATTTCAAATTATAATGATTGTAACTATCTTAGAGATTATGGAATTACCAAAGTACTAGTTACTTCTCCAAATCTTACTGAAATTCGTAATTCTTCAGAATTACCAGTAAGATCTGATGGTGTAATTACTTATCCTACGTTACGTTTAATTTCAGATGATTATGAATCTGATTTTCTGAATGTGGGAGACTTTCATATGAATATAGAAAATGAATCATTATTTGTTACTTCAAATGGAATTTCAAACTATTATATTTCAGGCCAAACTACAAATTTAACTGTTGGTTTTTTTGCTGGTGATTCGCGATTTGAAGGTCAAAATTTATTCGCAACAAACATTAATATTACTCATAAAAGCACCAATGATATGCTAGTAAATCCTCAAGAAAGTATAATAGGAAATATTTATTCTTTAGGAGATGTAATTAGCCATAACCAACCAGAAGTGATTGACGTAACTGAACACTATCAAGGTAAACTGATTTTTAACTAG
- the gldA gene encoding gliding motility-associated ABC transporter ATP-binding subunit GldA: MSIEVKNISKFYGTQKALDSISFSIKKGEIVGFLGPNGAGKSTTMKILNGFISASEGEVIVNDINVAKNPIEAQRNIGYLPEHNPLYLDMYVREYLNFCASIHKVDKSNIESIIEKVGLISEAHKKIKQLSKGYRQRVGLAAAMLHNPEVLILDEPTTGLDPNQLVEIRNLIKEVGKDKTVLFSTHIMQEVEAVCDRVIVINKGGIVADKQLNQLKGAQSQIIEVEFDLRIEQQLIDKLSQLKSAENIFDNTWELAFSTNDDMRSKVFDFAQKNGLKILQLNTKNKNLESLFRELTS, from the coding sequence ATGTCAATAGAAGTAAAGAACATTTCAAAATTTTACGGAACGCAAAAAGCGTTGGATAGCATTAGTTTTTCCATTAAAAAAGGAGAAATAGTTGGCTTTCTAGGTCCTAATGGTGCTGGAAAATCTACAACTATGAAAATTTTGAATGGATTTATTTCTGCATCCGAAGGAGAAGTTATAGTCAATGATATAAACGTTGCTAAAAACCCTATTGAAGCACAAAGAAATATCGGCTACCTACCTGAACATAATCCGTTGTATTTGGACATGTATGTAAGAGAATATTTGAATTTTTGTGCATCTATTCATAAAGTTGATAAAAGCAATATTGAATCAATTATTGAAAAAGTTGGTTTGATTTCTGAAGCACATAAAAAAATCAAACAATTATCTAAAGGGTATCGTCAACGTGTAGGTCTTGCTGCAGCAATGTTGCACAATCCTGAAGTATTAATCTTAGATGAACCTACAACAGGTTTAGATCCTAATCAATTGGTTGAAATTAGAAATTTAATCAAGGAAGTTGGGAAGGATAAAACGGTGCTTTTTTCAACACATATTATGCAAGAAGTTGAGGCAGTATGTGATCGAGTAATTGTTATAAATAAAGGTGGAATTGTTGCAGATAAGCAGTTAAATCAATTAAAAGGAGCGCAATCTCAAATTATAGAAGTTGAATTTGATCTACGTATCGAACAACAATTAATAGATAAATTATCACAATTAAAATCTGCCGAAAATATTTTTGATAACACTTGGGAATTGGCATTTTCAACAAATGATGATATGCGTTCAAAAGTATTTGATTTTGCTCAAAAAAATGGATTGAAAATTCTACAGTTAAATACTAAAAACAAAAACTTAGAAAGTTTGTTCAGAGAATTAACTAGTTAA
- a CDS encoding class I SAM-dependent methyltransferase, which yields MGIKRRKFQGVLNILSFNRHFYVIGLSILALIIISWILFEWSDFLFWLIVIAFSYGLLMPLIVSAYVYDFSGYYDFNWLKKFNISDLNTSEIININAGFDETSFIIKESFPKSNLRVFDFYNAQKHTEPAIVRARNVSLVYPNTQQINTNKIPLEDKSIDVIFLLSAAHEIRSNREKVVFLKECRRICKPDGKVIMVEHLRDFSNFMAFSVGFTHFFSRSVWRNAFKTSGFSSFEETKFTLFMSIFNSKP from the coding sequence ATGGGAATAAAAAGAAGAAAATTTCAAGGGGTATTAAACATTTTAAGTTTTAATAGACATTTTTATGTAATTGGATTGAGCATATTGGCACTAATCATAATAAGTTGGATATTATTTGAATGGTCAGATTTCTTATTTTGGTTAATTGTCATAGCCTTTTCATATGGACTTTTAATGCCGCTAATAGTATCTGCTTATGTATATGATTTCTCGGGATATTATGATTTTAATTGGCTCAAAAAATTTAATATTTCAGATTTGAATACGAGCGAAATTATTAACATAAATGCTGGATTTGATGAAACAAGTTTTATTATAAAAGAGAGTTTTCCTAAATCAAATTTGAGAGTATTCGATTTTTATAACGCTCAAAAACATACAGAGCCTGCAATAGTTAGAGCAAGAAATGTGAGTTTGGTATATCCAAATACGCAGCAAATAAATACTAATAAAATTCCATTGGAAGATAAATCTATTGATGTTATTTTTCTTTTATCTGCTGCTCATGAAATTAGGTCAAATAGAGAGAAAGTTGTTTTTTTAAAAGAATGTCGAAGGATTTGTAAACCAGATGGAAAAGTAATTATGGTAGAACACTTGAGAGATTTTTCAAATTTCATGGCCTTTTCAGTAGGGTTTACTCATTTTTTCTCTCGTAGCGTTTGGAGAAATGCGTTTAAAACTTCGGGGTTTTCTTCTTTTGAAGAAACCAAATTCACGTTATTTATGTCAATATTCAACTCTAAACCTTAA
- a CDS encoding DUF2071 domain-containing protein, whose translation MSFSLKNHPFAVEAFFESSVVLTFAVKKEQLESMIPESLELDTFQDKWAFVAVALVQTKNLRPKGFLKFMGNNFYLIGYRVFVRYTNKKGKRLRGLYILKSETNKKKMEFFGNIFTHYNYTTTDISTHVNKCENEISSKKSNFKIRYNSSSDEVILPNNSPFNDWKEARRYAGPLPFTFTYNEENKEVLIIEGVRQNWKPKPIKVTKYNIEFLNTLNLENQILANAFIIENIPYCWKKGVIESWE comes from the coding sequence ATGTCATTTAGTTTAAAAAATCACCCGTTTGCTGTAGAAGCATTTTTTGAAAGTTCAGTTGTTTTAACTTTTGCTGTAAAAAAGGAACAACTCGAGAGTATGATTCCTGAAAGTTTAGAGTTAGATACATTTCAAGATAAATGGGCATTTGTAGCTGTTGCTTTAGTACAAACTAAAAATCTAAGACCAAAAGGGTTTCTTAAATTTATGGGGAATAATTTTTATTTAATAGGATATCGAGTCTTTGTAAGATATACAAATAAAAAAGGAAAGCGATTACGTGGTTTATATATTCTTAAATCTGAAACAAACAAAAAGAAAATGGAATTTTTCGGCAACATTTTTACTCATTACAACTATACAACTACGGATATTTCAACTCATGTAAATAAGTGTGAAAATGAAATAAGTTCTAAAAAATCAAATTTTAAAATTCGATATAATTCAAGTTCGGATGAAGTAATTTTACCTAATAATTCACCCTTCAACGATTGGAAAGAAGCAAGGAGGTATGCAGGGCCGTTACCTTTTACTTTTACTTATAATGAAGAGAATAAGGAAGTATTAATCATAGAAGGAGTACGTCAAAATTGGAAGCCAAAACCAATAAAGGTTACTAAATATAATATTGAATTCTTGAACACTTTAAATCTTGAAAATCAAATTTTGGCAAATGCATTTATCATTGAAAACATTCCATATTGTTGGAAAAAAGGCGTTATAGAATCATGGGAATAA
- a CDS encoding DoxX-like family protein produces the protein MNTKKLLNITIATVWLINGLYCKILNFVPRHQEIVAIILGQENSGVFTTIIGLLEIGMTIWILIGYKSQLNAITQISIIALMNILEFILVPDLLLWGKLNSVFTFLFITFIYFNEFIINKKNDHVI, from the coding sequence ATGAATACTAAGAAATTATTAAATATTACAATTGCAACTGTATGGTTAATAAATGGTTTGTATTGTAAAATATTGAACTTCGTTCCTAGACATCAAGAAATTGTTGCAATAATTTTGGGACAAGAAAACTCGGGAGTTTTTACAACTATAATTGGATTATTAGAAATTGGAATGACAATATGGATTCTAATTGGGTATAAATCACAGCTTAATGCAATTACTCAAATTTCAATAATAGCACTAATGAATATTTTAGAATTTATTCTTGTTCCAGATTTATTATTATGGGGAAAGTTAAATTCAGTTTTTACTTTTTTATTCATCACTTTCATTTATTTCAATGAGTTTATAATAAACAAAAAAAATGATCATGTCATTTAG
- a CDS encoding GbsR/MarR family transcriptional regulator, whose product MEFEEAKNKFIQNWGALGSSWGINKTMAQIHALLLITPGVLSTEEIMAELKISRGNANMNIRALIDWGIVNKEYKAGERRDYFSADKDVWEIARKITKERSKREVEPVLKVLNEIKTVDGKGEEIETFKNVITDLESFTGKLNGVVDKFVKSDEHWFYKNLLKIVK is encoded by the coding sequence ATGGAATTCGAAGAAGCAAAAAATAAATTTATTCAAAATTGGGGAGCATTAGGTTCAAGTTGGGGTATTAATAAGACAATGGCTCAAATTCATGCTTTGTTATTGATTACTCCTGGAGTATTATCAACAGAAGAAATTATGGCAGAATTAAAAATCTCTCGAGGAAATGCTAATATGAATATTCGAGCTTTAATTGATTGGGGAATTGTGAATAAAGAATATAAAGCAGGAGAGCGAAGAGATTATTTTAGTGCTGATAAAGATGTTTGGGAAATCGCTAGAAAAATTACTAAAGAAAGAAGTAAAAGAGAAGTAGAGCCAGTTTTAAAAGTTCTAAATGAAATCAAAACAGTTGACGGTAAGGGTGAAGAAATAGAAACTTTTAAAAATGTTATTACCGATTTAGAATCATTTACAGGAAAGTTGAATGGAGTAGTAGACAAGTTTGTTAAGTCAGATGAACATTGGTTTTATAAAAATTTATTAAAAATAGTAAAGTAA
- a CDS encoding YqaE/Pmp3 family membrane protein, producing MGCLRVLLAIFFPPLSVIDKGCGSIIIVFLLTLCGWIPGVIAALIILNNSNR from the coding sequence ATGGGTTGTTTAAGAGTATTATTGGCAATTTTTTTTCCACCATTATCAGTTATTGATAAAGGTTGTGGCTCTATTATTATTGTTTTTTTATTGACACTTTGTGGATGGATTCCAGGAGTTATTGCAGCATTAATTATTTTGAATAATTCAAATAGATAA